In Molothrus aeneus isolate 106 chromosome 3, BPBGC_Maene_1.0, whole genome shotgun sequence, a single genomic region encodes these proteins:
- the DZANK1 gene encoding double zinc ribbon and ankyrin repeat-containing protein 1 isoform X4: MTAGSVSAPQIIPLRIPPPGKAQREIDTNTLIEIKSDTPEASIYYTLDGSKPELIRKPGYGPYNTLEYKGPIILPEGRIMVKALAVTKDYRESSVVTKVFVVEYQQPNFLFPVEDDDKNFLKDMATQNKEGGTFTTKPKKNRLNVEIKPAWDETTQDLQDRKPSQRSPQGPQLLASGLGATEHREESTSAQPVELLQFASSSAVTSQKSLASTHVSRIQSETDFLKCAHCSAPRLSEPLAHFCQKCGSPVPPVPFQRFPVPEGTQMAPCLECRHLVPMNTPTCIICEAPIAPQLQPQNSICIKGKVICQVCGTGNPLHHKHCATCESKLPEVQMVRLQSHWPPFGGDSCPALQGQPGQTAPCSKCGGVNQSDARFCAWCGAKPGPPPSYFTCSKCGTSNQPYARFCVCCGVYIEPPSRQSSPGTPMDRGDPLASSQAKLLQAQVAWQTCPVSLPKSRAQLTEREDKGTQTIGLFYPSSKLLEKKELELISQKEKVEKMSDHKPLLTAISPGKGYWRKQLDHVCAHLRSYAQNNLEFRTLIGEPQMGKINCATISEDDYEVSITLNFAAVKKDIHPKRAVKFSNYLSAGTELTDGQDGSQTNFGRDDPNLFDSRGKIKRTKSKTFMGQESKLSPESRQLLDELGQTGKGRITFIEQLLSDGADPNSLSQEECPALTAAVLNKHTGAISPLVQKGADSHQQSGPHKNTALHEAVLLGLEGEEGIRALLGCNASVQKKNAAGHSALDLAVAAGDNKVISLFQVSVDREH, encoded by the exons ATGACAGCTGGCTCTGTCTCAGCTCCTCAGATCATCCCACTTCGAATCCCACCTCCAGGGAAAGCTCAACGGGAAATAGACACAAATACTCTCATAGAAATAAAATCAG atACACCTGAGGCCTCTATTTATTACACTTTAGATGGAAGTAAACCAGAGCTCATTAGGAAACCTGGCTATGGGCCATATAACACCTTGGAGTATAAGGGTCCTATCATATTACCAGAGGGGAGAATAATGGTCAAGGCCCTGGCAGTTACAAA GGACTACAGGGAGAGTTCAGTTGTGACAAAGGTGTTTGTGGTAGAGTACCAGCAACCAAACTTCCTTTTTCCTGTTGAAGATGATGACAAGAATTTCCTAAAAGATATGGCCACACAG AATAAGGAAGGTGGAACATTTACTACAAAACCTAAGAAGAATAGACTGAATGTGGAAATCAAGCCTGCCTGGGATGAAACAACCCAAGACCTTCAAG ACAGAAAGCCTTCTCAAAGATCCCCTCAAGGACCTCAGCTCCTTGCCAGTGGTTTGGGagccacagagcacagagaggaaTCCACCTCAGCACAACCAGTGGAGTTATTACAG TTTGCAAGTTCCTCTGCAGTGACTAGCCAGAAAAGCTTAGCAAGCACACACGTGTCAAGGATCCAGAGTGAAACAGATTTCCTTAA atgTGCACATTGCTCTGCCCCTCGCCTGTCTGAGCCCTTGGCTCACTTCTGCCAGAAATGTGGATCTCCTGTCCCCCCTGTGCCATTCCAGCGCTTCCCAGTCCCCGAAGGAACACAG ATGGCACCGTGCCTTGAATGCAGACATCTTGTGCCAATGAATACACCCACTTGCATTATCTGTGAGGCACCAATAgctccacagctgcagccccaaaACAGCATCTGCATAAAG GGCAAAGTCATTTGTCAGGTGTGTGGCACAGGGAATCCTCTTCACCATAAGCACTGTGCAACTTGTGAGAGCAAACTGCCTGAAGTACAGATGGTAAGGCTTCAGTCACACTGG CCCCCGTTTGGAGGAGACTCGTGCCCggctctgcaggggcagccagggcagacAGCTCCGTGCTCCAAGTGCGGCGGCGTGAACCAGAGCGACGCCCGCTTCTGTGCCTGGTGTGGGGCCAAG CCTGGACCTCCTCCATCCTACTTTACTTGTTCCAAGTGTGGGACCAGCAACCAGCCCTATGCTCgcttctgtgtgtgctgtggtgTCTACATAGAGCCCCCATCcagacagagctctcctggcaCTCCCATGGACCGTGGGGACCCCCTGGCATCCTCCCAG GCAAAATTATTACAAGCTCAAGTTGCCTGGCAAACTTGTCCTGTTTCCTTGCCCAAATCAAGGGCACAACTAACAGAAAGAGAAGATAAAGGAACCCAAACCATTGGACTTTTTTACCCATCCAGCAAACTGTTGGAAAAGAAGGAGCTTGAGCTGatttcacaaaaagaaaaggtggaAAAGATGAGTGATCATAAGCCTCTCCTGACAGCCATAAGTCCTGGAAAAG GTTACTGGAGAAAACAGCTGGATCATGTTTGTGCTCATTTAAGAAGCTATGCCCAGAACAACCTTGAATTCAGAACACTGATTGGAGAACCTCAAATGGGAAAG ATCAATTGTGCCACCATCTCTGAAGATGACTATGAAGTCAGCATTACATTGAATTTTGCTGCTGTTAAAAAG GATATTCATCCTAAGAGAGCAGTGAAGTTCAGCAATTACCTGAGTGCTGGAACAGAACTCACAGATGGACAGGATGGCAGTCAGACTAATTttg GCAGAGATGATCCTAATCTCTTCGATTCAAGAGGCAAAATAAAGAGAACCAAGTCAAAAACATTCATGGGACAGGAATCTAAGCTCTCT CCAGAGTCCAGACAGCTGCTGGATGAGCTGGGTCAAACTGGGAAAGGAAGAATCACCTTCATAGAACAGTTGCTCAGTGAT GGAGCTGACCCCAACTCCCTGAGCCAGGAGGAGTGCCCTGCCCTCACAGCTGCTGTCCTGAACAAGCACACAGGAGCCATCTCCCCTCTGGTGCAGAAAGGGGCTGACAGTCACCAGCAGTCAGGGCC GCACAAGAACACAGCTCTCCACGAGGCAGTTCTGCTGGGactggagggagaggagggcatCCGAGCCCTGTTAGG CTGCAATGCAAGTGTGCAAAAGAAGAATGCAGCAGGGCACTCAGCGCTGGATTTGGCTGTTGCAGCTGGAGATAATAAGGTTATTTCCCTGTTCCAAGTAAGTGTGGATAGAGAGCACTGA
- the DZANK1 gene encoding double zinc ribbon and ankyrin repeat-containing protein 1 isoform X2, with protein MTAGSVSAPQIIPLRIPPPGKAQREIDTNTLIEIKSDTPEASIYYTLDGSKPELIRKPGYGPYNTLEYKGPIILPEGRIMVKALAVTKDYRESSVVTKVFVVEYQQPNFLFPVEDDDKNFLKDMATQNKEGGTFTTKPKKNRLNVEIKPAWDETTQDLQDRKPSQRSPQGPQLLASGLGATEHREESTSAQPVELLQFASSSAVTSQKSLASTHVSRIQSETDFLKCAHCSAPRLSEPLAHFCQKCGSPVPPVPFQRFPVPEGTQMAPCLECRHLVPMNTPTCIICEAPIAPQLQPQNSICIKGKVICQVCGTGNPLHHKHCATCESKLPEVQMPGPPPSYFTCSKCGTSNQPYARFCVCCGVYIEPPSRQSSPGTPMDRGDPLASSQAKLLQAQVAWQTCPVSLPKSRAQLTEREDKGTQTIGLFYPSSKLLEKKELELISQKEKVEKMSDHKPLLTAISPGKGYWRKQLDHVCAHLRSYAQNNLEFRTLIGEPQMGKINCATISEDDYEVSITLNFAAVKKDIHPKRAVKFSNYLSAGTELTDGQDGSQTNFGRDDPNLFDSRGKIKRTKSKTFMGQESKLSPESRQLLDELGQTGKGRITFIEQLLSDGADPNSLSQEECPALTAAVLNKHTGAISPLVQKGADSHQQSGPHKNTALHEAVLLGLEGEEGIRALLGCNASVQKKNAAGHSALDLAVAAGDNKVISLFQVSVDREH; from the exons ATGACAGCTGGCTCTGTCTCAGCTCCTCAGATCATCCCACTTCGAATCCCACCTCCAGGGAAAGCTCAACGGGAAATAGACACAAATACTCTCATAGAAATAAAATCAG atACACCTGAGGCCTCTATTTATTACACTTTAGATGGAAGTAAACCAGAGCTCATTAGGAAACCTGGCTATGGGCCATATAACACCTTGGAGTATAAGGGTCCTATCATATTACCAGAGGGGAGAATAATGGTCAAGGCCCTGGCAGTTACAAA GGACTACAGGGAGAGTTCAGTTGTGACAAAGGTGTTTGTGGTAGAGTACCAGCAACCAAACTTCCTTTTTCCTGTTGAAGATGATGACAAGAATTTCCTAAAAGATATGGCCACACAG AATAAGGAAGGTGGAACATTTACTACAAAACCTAAGAAGAATAGACTGAATGTGGAAATCAAGCCTGCCTGGGATGAAACAACCCAAGACCTTCAAG ACAGAAAGCCTTCTCAAAGATCCCCTCAAGGACCTCAGCTCCTTGCCAGTGGTTTGGGagccacagagcacagagaggaaTCCACCTCAGCACAACCAGTGGAGTTATTACAG TTTGCAAGTTCCTCTGCAGTGACTAGCCAGAAAAGCTTAGCAAGCACACACGTGTCAAGGATCCAGAGTGAAACAGATTTCCTTAA atgTGCACATTGCTCTGCCCCTCGCCTGTCTGAGCCCTTGGCTCACTTCTGCCAGAAATGTGGATCTCCTGTCCCCCCTGTGCCATTCCAGCGCTTCCCAGTCCCCGAAGGAACACAG ATGGCACCGTGCCTTGAATGCAGACATCTTGTGCCAATGAATACACCCACTTGCATTATCTGTGAGGCACCAATAgctccacagctgcagccccaaaACAGCATCTGCATAAAG GGCAAAGTCATTTGTCAGGTGTGTGGCACAGGGAATCCTCTTCACCATAAGCACTGTGCAACTTGTGAGAGCAAACTGCCTGAAGTACAGATG CCTGGACCTCCTCCATCCTACTTTACTTGTTCCAAGTGTGGGACCAGCAACCAGCCCTATGCTCgcttctgtgtgtgctgtggtgTCTACATAGAGCCCCCATCcagacagagctctcctggcaCTCCCATGGACCGTGGGGACCCCCTGGCATCCTCCCAG GCAAAATTATTACAAGCTCAAGTTGCCTGGCAAACTTGTCCTGTTTCCTTGCCCAAATCAAGGGCACAACTAACAGAAAGAGAAGATAAAGGAACCCAAACCATTGGACTTTTTTACCCATCCAGCAAACTGTTGGAAAAGAAGGAGCTTGAGCTGatttcacaaaaagaaaaggtggaAAAGATGAGTGATCATAAGCCTCTCCTGACAGCCATAAGTCCTGGAAAAG GTTACTGGAGAAAACAGCTGGATCATGTTTGTGCTCATTTAAGAAGCTATGCCCAGAACAACCTTGAATTCAGAACACTGATTGGAGAACCTCAAATGGGAAAG ATCAATTGTGCCACCATCTCTGAAGATGACTATGAAGTCAGCATTACATTGAATTTTGCTGCTGTTAAAAAG GATATTCATCCTAAGAGAGCAGTGAAGTTCAGCAATTACCTGAGTGCTGGAACAGAACTCACAGATGGACAGGATGGCAGTCAGACTAATTttg GCAGAGATGATCCTAATCTCTTCGATTCAAGAGGCAAAATAAAGAGAACCAAGTCAAAAACATTCATGGGACAGGAATCTAAGCTCTCT CCAGAGTCCAGACAGCTGCTGGATGAGCTGGGTCAAACTGGGAAAGGAAGAATCACCTTCATAGAACAGTTGCTCAGTGAT GGAGCTGACCCCAACTCCCTGAGCCAGGAGGAGTGCCCTGCCCTCACAGCTGCTGTCCTGAACAAGCACACAGGAGCCATCTCCCCTCTGGTGCAGAAAGGGGCTGACAGTCACCAGCAGTCAGGGCC GCACAAGAACACAGCTCTCCACGAGGCAGTTCTGCTGGGactggagggagaggagggcatCCGAGCCCTGTTAGG CTGCAATGCAAGTGTGCAAAAGAAGAATGCAGCAGGGCACTCAGCGCTGGATTTGGCTGTTGCAGCTGGAGATAATAAGGTTATTTCCCTGTTCCAAGTAAGTGTGGATAGAGAGCACTGA
- the DZANK1 gene encoding double zinc ribbon and ankyrin repeat-containing protein 1 isoform X3: MTAGSVSAPQIIPLRIPPPGKAQREIDTNTLIEIKSDTPEASIYYTLDGSKPELIRKPGYGPYNTLEYKGPIILPEGRIMVKALAVTKDYRESSVVTKVFVVEYQQPNFLFPVEDDDKNFLKDMATQNKEGGTFTTKPKKNRLNVEIKPAWDETTQDLQDRKPSQRSPQGPQLLASGLGATEHREESTSAQPVELLQFASSSAVTSQKSLASTHVSRIQSETDFLKCAHCSAPRLSEPLAHFCQKCGSPVPPVPFQRFPVPEGTQMAPCLECRHLVPMNTPTCIICEAPIAPQLQPQNSICIKGKVICQVCGTGNPLHHKHCATCESKLPEVQMVRLQSHWPPFGGDSCPALQGQPGQTAPCSKCGGVNQSDARFCAWCGAKPGPPPSYFTCSKCGTSNQPYARFCVCCGVYIEPPSRQSSPGTPMDRGDPLASSQAKLLQAQVAWQTCPVSLPKSRAQLTEREDKGTQTIGLFYPSSKLLEKKELELISQKEKVEKMSDHKPLLTAISPGKGYWRKQLDHVCAHLRSYAQNNLEFRTLIGEPQMGKINCATISEDDYEVSITLNFAAVKKDIHPKRAVKFSNYLSAGTELTDGQDGSQTNFEMILISSIQEAK; encoded by the exons ATGACAGCTGGCTCTGTCTCAGCTCCTCAGATCATCCCACTTCGAATCCCACCTCCAGGGAAAGCTCAACGGGAAATAGACACAAATACTCTCATAGAAATAAAATCAG atACACCTGAGGCCTCTATTTATTACACTTTAGATGGAAGTAAACCAGAGCTCATTAGGAAACCTGGCTATGGGCCATATAACACCTTGGAGTATAAGGGTCCTATCATATTACCAGAGGGGAGAATAATGGTCAAGGCCCTGGCAGTTACAAA GGACTACAGGGAGAGTTCAGTTGTGACAAAGGTGTTTGTGGTAGAGTACCAGCAACCAAACTTCCTTTTTCCTGTTGAAGATGATGACAAGAATTTCCTAAAAGATATGGCCACACAG AATAAGGAAGGTGGAACATTTACTACAAAACCTAAGAAGAATAGACTGAATGTGGAAATCAAGCCTGCCTGGGATGAAACAACCCAAGACCTTCAAG ACAGAAAGCCTTCTCAAAGATCCCCTCAAGGACCTCAGCTCCTTGCCAGTGGTTTGGGagccacagagcacagagaggaaTCCACCTCAGCACAACCAGTGGAGTTATTACAG TTTGCAAGTTCCTCTGCAGTGACTAGCCAGAAAAGCTTAGCAAGCACACACGTGTCAAGGATCCAGAGTGAAACAGATTTCCTTAA atgTGCACATTGCTCTGCCCCTCGCCTGTCTGAGCCCTTGGCTCACTTCTGCCAGAAATGTGGATCTCCTGTCCCCCCTGTGCCATTCCAGCGCTTCCCAGTCCCCGAAGGAACACAG ATGGCACCGTGCCTTGAATGCAGACATCTTGTGCCAATGAATACACCCACTTGCATTATCTGTGAGGCACCAATAgctccacagctgcagccccaaaACAGCATCTGCATAAAG GGCAAAGTCATTTGTCAGGTGTGTGGCACAGGGAATCCTCTTCACCATAAGCACTGTGCAACTTGTGAGAGCAAACTGCCTGAAGTACAGATGGTAAGGCTTCAGTCACACTGG CCCCCGTTTGGAGGAGACTCGTGCCCggctctgcaggggcagccagggcagacAGCTCCGTGCTCCAAGTGCGGCGGCGTGAACCAGAGCGACGCCCGCTTCTGTGCCTGGTGTGGGGCCAAG CCTGGACCTCCTCCATCCTACTTTACTTGTTCCAAGTGTGGGACCAGCAACCAGCCCTATGCTCgcttctgtgtgtgctgtggtgTCTACATAGAGCCCCCATCcagacagagctctcctggcaCTCCCATGGACCGTGGGGACCCCCTGGCATCCTCCCAG GCAAAATTATTACAAGCTCAAGTTGCCTGGCAAACTTGTCCTGTTTCCTTGCCCAAATCAAGGGCACAACTAACAGAAAGAGAAGATAAAGGAACCCAAACCATTGGACTTTTTTACCCATCCAGCAAACTGTTGGAAAAGAAGGAGCTTGAGCTGatttcacaaaaagaaaaggtggaAAAGATGAGTGATCATAAGCCTCTCCTGACAGCCATAAGTCCTGGAAAAG GTTACTGGAGAAAACAGCTGGATCATGTTTGTGCTCATTTAAGAAGCTATGCCCAGAACAACCTTGAATTCAGAACACTGATTGGAGAACCTCAAATGGGAAAG ATCAATTGTGCCACCATCTCTGAAGATGACTATGAAGTCAGCATTACATTGAATTTTGCTGCTGTTAAAAAG GATATTCATCCTAAGAGAGCAGTGAAGTTCAGCAATTACCTGAGTGCTGGAACAGAACTCACAGATGGACAGGATGGCAGTCAGACTAATTttg AGATGATCCTAATCTCTTCGATTCAAGAGGCAAAATAA
- the DZANK1 gene encoding double zinc ribbon and ankyrin repeat-containing protein 1 isoform X1: protein MTAGSVSAPQIIPLRIPPPGKAQREIDTNTLIEIKSDTPEASIYYTLDGSKPELIRKPGYGPYNTLEYKGPIILPEGRIMVKALAVTKDYRESSVVTKVFVVEYQQPNFLFPVEDDDKNFLKDMATQNKEGGTFTTKPKKNRLNVEIKPAWDETTQDLQDRKPSQRSPQGPQLLASGLGATEHREESTSAQPVELLQFASSSAVTSQKSLASTHVSRIQSETDFLKCAHCSAPRLSEPLAHFCQKCGSPVPPVPFQRFPVPEGTQMAPCLECRHLVPMNTPTCIICEAPIAPQLQPQNSICIKGKVICQVCGTGNPLHHKHCATCESKLPEVQMPPFGGDSCPALQGQPGQTAPCSKCGGVNQSDARFCAWCGAKPGPPPSYFTCSKCGTSNQPYARFCVCCGVYIEPPSRQSSPGTPMDRGDPLASSQAKLLQAQVAWQTCPVSLPKSRAQLTEREDKGTQTIGLFYPSSKLLEKKELELISQKEKVEKMSDHKPLLTAISPGKGYWRKQLDHVCAHLRSYAQNNLEFRTLIGEPQMGKINCATISEDDYEVSITLNFAAVKKDIHPKRAVKFSNYLSAGTELTDGQDGSQTNFGRDDPNLFDSRGKIKRTKSKTFMGQESKLSPESRQLLDELGQTGKGRITFIEQLLSDGADPNSLSQEECPALTAAVLNKHTGAISPLVQKGADSHQQSGPHKNTALHEAVLLGLEGEEGIRALLGCNASVQKKNAAGHSALDLAVAAGDNKVISLFQVSVDREH, encoded by the exons ATGACAGCTGGCTCTGTCTCAGCTCCTCAGATCATCCCACTTCGAATCCCACCTCCAGGGAAAGCTCAACGGGAAATAGACACAAATACTCTCATAGAAATAAAATCAG atACACCTGAGGCCTCTATTTATTACACTTTAGATGGAAGTAAACCAGAGCTCATTAGGAAACCTGGCTATGGGCCATATAACACCTTGGAGTATAAGGGTCCTATCATATTACCAGAGGGGAGAATAATGGTCAAGGCCCTGGCAGTTACAAA GGACTACAGGGAGAGTTCAGTTGTGACAAAGGTGTTTGTGGTAGAGTACCAGCAACCAAACTTCCTTTTTCCTGTTGAAGATGATGACAAGAATTTCCTAAAAGATATGGCCACACAG AATAAGGAAGGTGGAACATTTACTACAAAACCTAAGAAGAATAGACTGAATGTGGAAATCAAGCCTGCCTGGGATGAAACAACCCAAGACCTTCAAG ACAGAAAGCCTTCTCAAAGATCCCCTCAAGGACCTCAGCTCCTTGCCAGTGGTTTGGGagccacagagcacagagaggaaTCCACCTCAGCACAACCAGTGGAGTTATTACAG TTTGCAAGTTCCTCTGCAGTGACTAGCCAGAAAAGCTTAGCAAGCACACACGTGTCAAGGATCCAGAGTGAAACAGATTTCCTTAA atgTGCACATTGCTCTGCCCCTCGCCTGTCTGAGCCCTTGGCTCACTTCTGCCAGAAATGTGGATCTCCTGTCCCCCCTGTGCCATTCCAGCGCTTCCCAGTCCCCGAAGGAACACAG ATGGCACCGTGCCTTGAATGCAGACATCTTGTGCCAATGAATACACCCACTTGCATTATCTGTGAGGCACCAATAgctccacagctgcagccccaaaACAGCATCTGCATAAAG GGCAAAGTCATTTGTCAGGTGTGTGGCACAGGGAATCCTCTTCACCATAAGCACTGTGCAACTTGTGAGAGCAAACTGCCTGAAGTACAGATG CCCCCGTTTGGAGGAGACTCGTGCCCggctctgcaggggcagccagggcagacAGCTCCGTGCTCCAAGTGCGGCGGCGTGAACCAGAGCGACGCCCGCTTCTGTGCCTGGTGTGGGGCCAAG CCTGGACCTCCTCCATCCTACTTTACTTGTTCCAAGTGTGGGACCAGCAACCAGCCCTATGCTCgcttctgtgtgtgctgtggtgTCTACATAGAGCCCCCATCcagacagagctctcctggcaCTCCCATGGACCGTGGGGACCCCCTGGCATCCTCCCAG GCAAAATTATTACAAGCTCAAGTTGCCTGGCAAACTTGTCCTGTTTCCTTGCCCAAATCAAGGGCACAACTAACAGAAAGAGAAGATAAAGGAACCCAAACCATTGGACTTTTTTACCCATCCAGCAAACTGTTGGAAAAGAAGGAGCTTGAGCTGatttcacaaaaagaaaaggtggaAAAGATGAGTGATCATAAGCCTCTCCTGACAGCCATAAGTCCTGGAAAAG GTTACTGGAGAAAACAGCTGGATCATGTTTGTGCTCATTTAAGAAGCTATGCCCAGAACAACCTTGAATTCAGAACACTGATTGGAGAACCTCAAATGGGAAAG ATCAATTGTGCCACCATCTCTGAAGATGACTATGAAGTCAGCATTACATTGAATTTTGCTGCTGTTAAAAAG GATATTCATCCTAAGAGAGCAGTGAAGTTCAGCAATTACCTGAGTGCTGGAACAGAACTCACAGATGGACAGGATGGCAGTCAGACTAATTttg GCAGAGATGATCCTAATCTCTTCGATTCAAGAGGCAAAATAAAGAGAACCAAGTCAAAAACATTCATGGGACAGGAATCTAAGCTCTCT CCAGAGTCCAGACAGCTGCTGGATGAGCTGGGTCAAACTGGGAAAGGAAGAATCACCTTCATAGAACAGTTGCTCAGTGAT GGAGCTGACCCCAACTCCCTGAGCCAGGAGGAGTGCCCTGCCCTCACAGCTGCTGTCCTGAACAAGCACACAGGAGCCATCTCCCCTCTGGTGCAGAAAGGGGCTGACAGTCACCAGCAGTCAGGGCC GCACAAGAACACAGCTCTCCACGAGGCAGTTCTGCTGGGactggagggagaggagggcatCCGAGCCCTGTTAGG CTGCAATGCAAGTGTGCAAAAGAAGAATGCAGCAGGGCACTCAGCGCTGGATTTGGCTGTTGCAGCTGGAGATAATAAGGTTATTTCCCTGTTCCAAGTAAGTGTGGATAGAGAGCACTGA
- the POLR3F gene encoding DNA-directed RNA polymerase III subunit RPC6: MAEVKVKPEVPDPMDIESRILELCHQFPHGITDQVIQNDMPHMEAQQRAVAINRLLSMGQLDLLRSSAGLLYRIKDSQNASKMKGSDNQEKLVYQIIEDAGNKGIWSRDIRYKSNLPLTEINKILKNLESKKLIKAVKSVAASKKKVYMLYNLQPDRSVTGGAWYSDQDFESEFVEVLNQQCFKFLQSKAEAARDSKQNPMIQRNSSFASSHEVWKYICELGISKVELSMEDIETILNTLIYDGKVEMTIIAAKEGTVGSVDGQMRLYRAVSPLIQPTGLVRTPCGLCPVFDDCHEGGEISPSNCIYMTEWLEF; encoded by the exons ATGGCGGAGGTGAAGGTGAAGCCGGAGGTGCCCGATCCTATGGACATCGAGAGCAG gatCCTTGAGCTGTGCCACCAGTTCCCCCATGGCATCACGGACCAGGTGATCCAGAATGACATGCCTCACATGGAAgcccagcagagagctgtggCCATCAACAGGCTGCTCTCCATG GGGCAGCTGGACCTTCTGAGGAGCAGTGCAGGTCTCCTGTACAGGATCAAAGATTCCCAAAATGCAAG TAAAATGAAAGGTTCTGACAATCAAGAGAAGCTGGTTTACCAAATCATAGAGGATGCAGGCAACAAAG GTATTTGGAGCAGGGACATTAGGTACAAAAGTAATCTGCCTTTAACAGAGATCAACAAGATACTGAAAAACTTGGAaagcaagaaattaattaaagcaGTTAAATCTGTGGCA GCATCCAAGAAGAAGGTCTATATGCTGTACAACCTGCAGCCCGACCGCTCCGTCACTGGAGGAGCCTGGTACAGTGACCAGGACTTCGAGTCTGAGTTTGTGGAGGTGTTAAATCAACAGTGCTTTAAGTTTCTGCAGAGCAAG gcagaggcagctcGAGACAGCAAACAGAACCCCATGATACAGAGGAACAGCTCGTTTGCCTCATCCCACGAGGTGTGGAAATACATCTGTGAGCTGGGCATCAGTAAG GTAGAGTTGTCAATGGAAGACATTGAGACCATTTTGAACACTCTGATCTATGATGGCAAAGTGGAGATGACCATTATTGCTGCcaaggaggggacagtgggCAGTGTGGATGGACAGATGAGACTGTACAGAGCTGTCAGTCCTCTCATCCAGCCCACTGGATTGGTCAGGACACCCTGTGGACTCTGCCCT GTTTTTGATGATTGTCATGAAGGTGGTGAGATTTCTCCATCAAACTGCATTTATATGACAGAGTGGTTGGAGTTTTAA